The following proteins are encoded in a genomic region of Paenibacillus sp. FSL R7-0273:
- the rlmN gene encoding 23S rRNA (adenine(2503)-C(2))-methyltransferase RlmN, producing MKPLIYDFTLEELQQWAKDNGEPAFRGGQIFDWLYVKRVNDFDAMSNLSKGLRAKLDEQFRMNALTEITKLESKDGTVKFLFGLHDDHAIETVIMKHNYGNSVCVTTQVGCRIGCTFCASTLGGLKRDLTAGEIVAQVVRSQQILDGRGERVSSIVIMGTGEPFENYDATMRFLRLMIHEKGLNIGQRHITVSTSGIVPNIYKFADEDTQINLAISIHAPNDTLRSKLMPVNRRYPFDDVIESLRYYQAKTGRRISFEYALIGGVNDQPEHAKELAGVLKTMLCHVNLIPVNHVPERKYVRTSRNDIFEFQRILADHGVNVTIRREQGHDIAAACGQLRAKHMELG from the coding sequence ATGAAACCTTTAATATATGATTTTACTCTCGAAGAGTTGCAGCAGTGGGCTAAGGATAACGGAGAGCCTGCCTTCCGCGGCGGACAGATTTTTGACTGGCTGTATGTAAAACGGGTCAATGATTTCGATGCGATGAGCAATCTGTCCAAGGGTCTGCGCGCCAAGCTGGATGAACAGTTCAGAATGAACGCCCTGACGGAAATCACCAAGCTGGAATCCAAAGACGGTACAGTGAAATTCCTGTTTGGACTGCATGATGATCATGCAATCGAAACAGTTATTATGAAGCACAACTACGGCAACAGCGTATGCGTGACGACACAGGTAGGCTGCCGGATCGGCTGCACCTTCTGTGCCTCAACACTGGGCGGGCTGAAGCGTGATCTAACTGCTGGCGAGATTGTAGCCCAGGTGGTCCGTTCCCAGCAGATCCTCGACGGACGCGGCGAGCGTGTCAGCAGTATCGTAATTATGGGTACCGGTGAGCCGTTCGAGAATTACGATGCAACCATGAGATTTCTGCGCCTGATGATCCATGAGAAGGGCCTTAACATCGGGCAGCGCCATATCACTGTCTCAACAAGCGGTATTGTCCCGAATATTTACAAATTTGCCGATGAGGACACCCAGATCAATCTGGCCATTTCGATCCATGCGCCGAATGATACGCTGCGCTCTAAGCTCATGCCGGTCAACCGCCGCTACCCGTTTGATGATGTAATTGAATCCCTGCGTTATTATCAGGCCAAGACAGGCCGCCGTATCAGCTTTGAATATGCCCTGATCGGCGGCGTCAACGATCAGCCGGAGCATGCAAAGGAGCTGGCAGGTGTTCTCAAGACGATGCTCTGCCACGTTAACCTTATTCCGGTCAACCACGTTCCGGAGCGCAAATACGTAAGAACTTCCCGCAATGATATCTTTGAATTTCAGCGTATTCTGGCCGACCATGGCGTGAACGTAACCATCCGCCGTGAGCAGGGCCATGATATTGCGGCCGCATGCGGACAGCTGCGTGCCAAACATATGGAGTTGGGGTGA
- a CDS encoding Stp1/IreP family PP2C-type Ser/Thr phosphatase, whose protein sequence is MIRTVHASDVGRVRTVNEDSVWIGATQHGYTLGIIADGMGGHLAGDTASKLALETMRSKLDSLPPDRKDGELSEALSDAIIEANRTVFIESSSDEKYHNMGTTVVAALLNGPEGYIGHIGDSRAYLIKDSTAIQLTEDHTLVNELFKNGQISLEELGSHPRRNVLIRALGTDAEVKADMAPVSLAPGELLLLCSDGLSNFISQEHLGKVAGIHEIPLEERADRLLQLALLAGGGDNISVALLEHQGEAAVPETKEWNR, encoded by the coding sequence TTGATCAGAACAGTTCATGCCAGTGACGTAGGGCGGGTCCGTACCGTCAATGAGGATTCGGTCTGGATCGGCGCTACACAACACGGTTATACTCTGGGGATCATTGCCGATGGTATGGGAGGGCATTTGGCGGGGGATACAGCAAGCAAGCTGGCGCTTGAGACCATGCGCAGCAAGCTGGACAGCCTGCCTCCTGACCGCAAGGACGGGGAGCTGAGTGAGGCTCTGTCCGACGCAATTATTGAAGCTAACCGTACAGTGTTTATCGAGTCTTCCAGTGATGAGAAATACCATAACATGGGGACTACTGTCGTTGCGGCCTTGCTTAACGGACCTGAAGGCTACATCGGCCACATCGGGGACAGCAGAGCCTATCTAATCAAAGACAGTACCGCAATTCAGTTAACCGAGGATCATACACTGGTCAATGAGCTGTTCAAGAACGGCCAGATCAGCCTGGAGGAGCTCGGCAGCCATCCGCGCCGCAATGTGCTGATCAGGGCGCTCGGAACTGATGCCGAGGTAAAGGCGGATATGGCTCCTGTCAGTCTTGCTCCAGGAGAGCTGCTGCTGTTATGCAGTGACGGCCTGAGTAATTTTATTAGCCAGGAGCATCTGGGCAAGGTGGCAGGCATTCATGAAATTCCTTTAGAGGAAAGAGCGGACCGCTTACTTCAACTGGCCTTGCTTGCCGGTGGCGGCGATAATATAAGCGTCGCTTTGTTAGAACATCAAGGAGAGGCCGCTGTGCCCGAGACAAAGGAGTGGAACAGATGA
- the pknB gene encoding Stk1 family PASTA domain-containing Ser/Thr kinase, producing the protein MIGHELGGRYQVIERVGAGGMALVYRAHDILLNRNVAIKVLRNQFVHDEEFIRRFRREAQSAASLSHPNVVSIYDVGQEEDVHYIVMEYVEGKNLNEIIKERAPLQVDEAIRIASQICDALDHAHQSQIIHRDIKPHNILIGRNGRVKVTDFGIARAVTSTTITQTGSVVGSVHYFSPEHAKGVATGEKSDLYSLGIVLYQMLTGVLPFLGESPISVALKHLQEEFEEPRVLNPLIPQSVENVILRSMRKNPDERYQSAKQMLQDLETCLLPERRSETKASFHDDEDEDRTRIIPAIKPIQHTLGSRGSGGGEDRMRRIEDDEDVPPVAAGPKKRKWGMPALWVGLTLLLLIAMGSVAWYVRSQLVVPEVTVPNVTNQSLENATAMLDEIGLIVEDPVVQQYNPNFGENVVWEQSKKEGTVVKEGTHIILTVSTAKPTSNIPKLTGGTYDDAVKALIAEGVDQSRISQDPRFSEDFAEGQVIGSDPAEGSEYDPETAAIVIFVSKGKESKPMPDLTGKTQNEAKAMLEEIGLVLDEVSEDTSYSVEEGKITKQWPYEQGDLVSPGDKISVSISTGYPPEALNYTFNVPVAPSSDGKKTKIRIVYSDARNEGEPQEWGTRTIAKSQVLSVNLVLAPNKDGAVSIYQDGEYIEAFEVRYSDAKNGTVQQPEPPATQTPEPTPVPTQAPPEPTIEPEILPPDSEGGENADDVDQTGFLTEEAVQAKSNGNGKGNGNGNGNGNNKDKSKDH; encoded by the coding sequence ATGATCGGTCACGAATTGGGCGGCCGTTACCAAGTCATCGAACGGGTCGGGGCTGGCGGCATGGCGCTTGTATACAGAGCCCATGACATCCTGCTTAACCGGAACGTCGCCATTAAAGTATTGAGAAACCAGTTTGTGCATGATGAGGAGTTCATCCGCCGTTTCCGGCGTGAGGCTCAGTCAGCCGCATCCTTATCACATCCAAACGTAGTCAGCATTTACGATGTAGGCCAGGAAGAGGATGTTCATTACATCGTAATGGAATATGTTGAAGGCAAGAACCTGAATGAAATTATTAAGGAGCGTGCGCCGCTTCAGGTGGATGAGGCTATCCGGATTGCCTCGCAAATCTGCGATGCGCTGGATCATGCCCATCAGAGCCAGATTATTCACCGTGATATCAAGCCTCATAATATACTGATCGGCCGTAACGGACGTGTTAAGGTAACGGATTTCGGGATCGCCCGTGCGGTAACCTCTACTACTATTACCCAAACTGGCTCGGTAGTCGGCTCCGTGCATTATTTTTCACCTGAGCATGCCAAAGGGGTAGCAACAGGAGAGAAGTCTGACCTGTATTCACTGGGTATTGTTCTTTACCAGATGTTAACAGGCGTGCTGCCTTTTCTGGGCGAAAGTCCGATCAGCGTAGCGCTTAAGCATCTGCAGGAGGAATTTGAAGAGCCTCGTGTATTGAATCCGCTGATTCCGCAAAGCGTAGAAAATGTAATCCTGCGTTCCATGCGTAAAAATCCGGATGAGCGCTATCAGTCAGCCAAGCAGATGCTTCAGGATCTGGAGACCTGCCTGCTGCCTGAACGGCGCAGCGAGACCAAGGCTTCCTTTCATGATGATGAGGACGAGGACCGGACCCGGATTATTCCGGCGATCAAGCCAATTCAGCATACTCTGGGCAGCCGCGGCAGCGGCGGAGGAGAAGACCGGATGCGCCGGATTGAGGATGATGAGGATGTACCGCCTGTCGCCGCTGGCCCTAAGAAACGGAAATGGGGCATGCCGGCGCTATGGGTCGGCTTAACGCTGCTTCTGCTGATTGCAATGGGCAGTGTCGCCTGGTATGTGAGGTCTCAGCTGGTTGTTCCTGAGGTTACGGTACCTAATGTAACGAACCAGTCGCTTGAAAATGCTACAGCTATGCTTGATGAAATCGGACTTATTGTGGAGGATCCGGTTGTACAGCAGTACAATCCTAACTTCGGCGAGAATGTAGTCTGGGAGCAGAGCAAAAAAGAAGGCACTGTGGTCAAAGAAGGTACGCATATCATCCTCACGGTAAGTACGGCTAAGCCTACCTCCAACATTCCCAAGCTGACCGGCGGAACCTATGATGATGCCGTAAAAGCGTTGATTGCAGAAGGTGTGGACCAGAGCCGGATCAGTCAGGACCCGCGGTTCAGTGAGGATTTTGCAGAAGGCCAGGTGATCGGCTCTGATCCGGCGGAGGGCAGTGAATATGACCCGGAAACAGCTGCGATTGTCATCTTTGTAAGCAAGGGTAAAGAGAGTAAGCCAATGCCTGACCTGACAGGCAAAACACAGAATGAAGCCAAAGCCATGCTTGAGGAAATCGGACTGGTGCTTGACGAGGTTAGCGAGGATACCAGCTATTCCGTCGAAGAAGGAAAGATTACCAAGCAGTGGCCTTATGAGCAGGGTGACCTGGTATCTCCGGGGGATAAGATCTCTGTCTCGATTAGCACCGGATATCCGCCGGAAGCGCTGAACTATACGTTCAATGTGCCAGTGGCACCGTCCAGTGACGGCAAGAAGACCAAGATCCGTATCGTCTACTCTGATGCCCGGAATGAGGGGGAGCCTCAGGAGTGGGGAACACGGACGATTGCCAAGAGCCAGGTGCTGTCCGTAAATCTGGTGCTCGCCCCTAATAAGGACGGAGCAGTCTCGATCTATCAGGACGGCGAATACATTGAAGCCTTTGAGGTCCGCTATTCGGATGCAAAGAACGGGACGGTCCAGCAGCCGGAGCCGCCGGCGACACAGACACCGGAGCCGACACCGGTGCCTACACAGGCACCGCCGGAGCCGACGATTGAGCCGGAGATTCTGCCGCCGGACTCCGAGGGCGGAGAGAATGCGGATGATGTTGACCAGACCGGATTTCTGACGGAAGAAGCCGTCCAGGCCAAGTCTAACGGTAATGGTAAAGGCAACGGCAACGGCAACGGCAACGGTAATAATAAAGACAAGAGCAAAGACCATTAA
- the rsgA gene encoding ribosome small subunit-dependent GTPase A, protein MPEGIIVKALSGYYYVKPLRDGFIATEEEAVQCRGRGILKKKGTAPLVGDRIMYVLTENGEGMVDEILPRESELIRPPVANVKLAVLLFSVREPDMNLNLLDKFLVHIEHSGLEPLIVLTKQDLADDEGEATAQVKEMYEKIGYEVLVTSSLNGSGSEELRARLAGVISVFSGQSGVGKSTLLNRLVPSLELETGEISMRLGRGRHTTRHVELIDIGGGGFVADTPGFSQLDFLELGVEELSVCFREFASYAENCKFRGCSHLHEPGCKVMEALQAGEIADSRYEHYKLFYNEMKDKKRRY, encoded by the coding sequence ATGCCTGAAGGTATAATTGTTAAAGCACTGAGCGGTTATTATTATGTCAAGCCGCTGCGGGACGGATTCATTGCTACAGAAGAGGAAGCGGTACAGTGCCGCGGGCGGGGAATTCTCAAGAAAAAAGGAACAGCACCGCTGGTTGGTGACCGCATTATGTACGTTTTGACCGAAAATGGTGAAGGAATGGTGGATGAAATTCTGCCCCGGGAATCGGAGCTGATCCGTCCGCCGGTTGCCAATGTCAAGCTTGCTGTACTGCTGTTTTCTGTGCGTGAGCCGGATATGAATCTCAATCTGCTTGATAAATTTCTGGTGCATATCGAGCACTCCGGCCTGGAGCCGCTGATTGTGCTGACCAAGCAGGACCTGGCTGACGATGAAGGCGAGGCTACCGCACAGGTCAAGGAAATGTATGAGAAGATCGGCTACGAGGTGCTGGTTACCAGTTCCCTTAACGGCTCGGGCAGTGAAGAGCTGCGGGCAAGGCTGGCCGGGGTGATCAGTGTATTCTCCGGACAGTCGGGTGTAGGCAAATCAACACTGCTTAACCGGCTCGTGCCCAGCCTTGAACTGGAAACAGGCGAAATCAGTATGCGCCTCGGCCGCGGGCGTCATACGACCCGCCATGTTGAGCTTATTGATATCGGCGGCGGCGGCTTCGTAGCGGATACGCCGGGCTTCAGCCAGCTGGATTTTCTTGAGCTTGGTGTGGAAGAGCTGTCGGTCTGCTTCCGTGAGTTCGCCTCCTATGCGGAGAACTGCAAGTTCCGCGGCTGCAGCCATTTGCATGAGCCGGGCTGCAAGGTCATGGAGGCCCTGCAGGCAGGCGAGATAGCAGACAGCCGGTACGAGCATTACAAGCTGTTCTATAATGAGATGAAAGACAAGAAACGGAGGTACTAA
- the rpe gene encoding ribulose-phosphate 3-epimerase, which translates to MILLAPSILSADFAALGAEVANAEASGGDWIHVDVMDGHFVPNITLGPPIVKAVKAHTSLPLDVHLMIEHPERYIADFAAAGAAVITVHAEACVHLHRVIHQIKELGLMAGVAINPGTPASAVREVLEDVDMVLVMTVNPGFGGQAFIPNTLRKIRQIREWAGEMNRHNLRIEVDGGIAENTAGLVAEAGADVLVAGNAVFGRPDRAAAIQAIREAAEAGIR; encoded by the coding sequence ATGATCCTGCTAGCCCCATCCATTTTATCTGCCGATTTCGCTGCCCTTGGTGCTGAGGTTGCCAATGCTGAAGCGAGCGGAGGAGACTGGATACATGTTGATGTAATGGACGGGCACTTTGTGCCGAATATTACACTCGGCCCTCCGATTGTCAAAGCAGTAAAGGCCCATACCTCTTTGCCGCTGGATGTCCATCTGATGATTGAGCACCCGGAACGTTATATTGCGGATTTTGCCGCAGCCGGTGCAGCTGTCATTACTGTGCATGCTGAGGCTTGCGTGCATCTTCACCGCGTAATCCATCAAATTAAGGAGCTGGGCCTGATGGCCGGCGTCGCAATTAACCCGGGAACGCCGGCTTCGGCAGTGCGTGAGGTGCTTGAGGATGTCGATATGGTGCTGGTTATGACCGTGAACCCAGGCTTCGGCGGGCAGGCTTTTATTCCGAATACACTGCGCAAGATCCGGCAGATCCGCGAATGGGCAGGCGAAATGAACCGCCACAATCTGCGGATTGAAGTGGATGGCGGTATCGCTGAGAATACTGCCGGACTGGTGGCTGAGGCTGGCGCAGATGTGCTGGTTGCCGGCAACGCCGTATTTGGACGCCCTGACCGTGCAGCCGCCATACAGGCTATCAGAGAGGCTGCAGAAGCGGGTATCCGGTAA
- the spoVM gene encoding stage V sporulation protein SpoVM translates to MKFYTFKLPRFLGGFVKAILNTFQKS, encoded by the coding sequence ATGAAATTTTACACGTTTAAACTGCCAAGATTTTTGGGAGGCTTTGTTAAGGCAATATTGAACACGTTTCAGAAGAGCTGA
- the rpmB gene encoding 50S ribosomal protein L28 — MSRKCTVTGKKPGSGNHVSHANNRNRRSWGVNVQKVRILVNGKPKRVYVSTRALKAGKVERV; from the coding sequence ATGTCCCGCAAATGTACTGTAACAGGCAAGAAGCCAGGCAGCGGTAACCACGTGTCTCACGCAAACAACCGCAACCGTCGTTCTTGGGGAGTTAACGTTCAGAAGGTCCGCATTCTTGTGAACGGCAAACCGAAACGCGTGTACGTCAGCACCCGTGCTTTGAAAGCCGGTAAAGTTGAACGCGTTTAG
- a CDS encoding DAK2 domain-containing protein — translation MSKRSINGADFTAMVLAGAEKLQQHAEHVNSLNVFPVPDGDTGTNMNLTMTAGANELKKNNTASVGQCAGVLSKGLLMGARGNSGVILSQLFRGLGRYAAQYDELNTQQFAAALQTGVDTAYKAVVKPVEGTILTVAKEAARHAVYFARRTTDITELMTEVLAKAKEALANTPELLPVLKQVGVVDSGGQGLVYIYEGFHQYLTSGTASVQNTVQGQATAPAAVPASVLTKPANAPSSVQSSAQSQLHTEDIEFLYDMEFFINRQLGGTGAIFDEEKFRKALSVNGDSIIVISDDETIKVHVHSKTPGDVLNLALLYGEITQIHILNMREQHRDLLTAGMDIAPMPELFAEIPKEHSTVQAPAEPPADDLAPYGFIAVSSGDGISEIFKSLGVDVVLAGGQTMNPSTEDFVNAISSISAKHVYLLPNNSNIVLAAQQAKELLEGEREVTVIPSKSIPQGIAAAFAFQEEDAVETNTESMLEAISQVKSGQVTNAVRDTVIEELEIKSGQYIGISNSKIVAASDELLAASQALLATMLVNGDEIVTILTGSDAEAGVTESLGSWLEETYPQVEVEVHEGGQPLYYYLFSVEP, via the coding sequence TTGAGTAAGCGTTCTATAAACGGAGCAGATTTTACCGCAATGGTTCTGGCCGGCGCGGAGAAGCTGCAGCAGCATGCAGAGCACGTCAATTCCTTGAATGTATTTCCGGTACCGGATGGGGATACAGGAACCAATATGAATCTGACGATGACCGCAGGTGCGAACGAATTGAAAAAGAATAATACCGCCTCTGTCGGTCAATGTGCAGGAGTACTCTCCAAAGGTCTATTGATGGGCGCACGGGGGAACTCCGGCGTTATTTTGTCACAGCTGTTCAGAGGTCTTGGACGCTACGCCGCCCAATATGATGAGCTGAACACGCAGCAGTTCGCAGCAGCGCTGCAGACCGGTGTGGATACAGCCTACAAAGCAGTGGTTAAGCCAGTAGAAGGCACTATTCTTACCGTTGCTAAAGAAGCAGCCAGACATGCCGTATATTTTGCACGCCGTACGACTGATATTACGGAGCTGATGACGGAAGTGCTGGCCAAAGCGAAGGAAGCGCTGGCGAATACGCCTGAGCTGCTCCCGGTTCTGAAGCAGGTTGGAGTAGTAGACTCCGGCGGCCAGGGACTTGTCTACATTTATGAAGGATTCCACCAGTATCTGACAAGCGGCACCGCCTCTGTACAGAACACTGTGCAGGGACAAGCTACTGCGCCTGCTGCAGTACCGGCGTCTGTGCTGACCAAGCCTGCTAACGCGCCTTCATCTGTGCAGTCCTCTGCCCAATCCCAGCTTCATACGGAAGATATTGAATTTTTATATGATATGGAGTTCTTCATTAACCGCCAGCTTGGCGGGACCGGAGCTATTTTCGATGAAGAAAAATTCCGGAAAGCGTTGTCAGTGAACGGCGACTCCATTATTGTCATTTCTGACGATGAGACCATCAAGGTCCATGTACATTCGAAGACACCTGGAGATGTGCTTAATCTGGCTCTGCTGTACGGGGAAATCACCCAGATTCACATTCTTAACATGCGTGAGCAGCACCGTGACCTGCTGACGGCCGGTATGGATATTGCACCAATGCCTGAGCTGTTTGCCGAGATTCCAAAGGAGCACAGCACAGTACAGGCACCGGCGGAGCCTCCGGCGGATGACCTCGCACCATACGGCTTCATCGCGGTATCATCCGGTGACGGCATCTCTGAGATCTTCAAGAGCCTCGGCGTCGATGTCGTGCTGGCTGGCGGACAGACTATGAATCCTAGTACAGAGGATTTCGTTAATGCGATTTCTTCAATCTCCGCCAAGCATGTATATCTGCTGCCGAACAACTCTAACATTGTGCTTGCGGCACAGCAGGCCAAGGAGCTGCTTGAGGGTGAGCGTGAGGTCACCGTTATTCCGAGCAAGAGCATTCCGCAGGGAATTGCCGCTGCATTTGCCTTCCAGGAGGAGGATGCGGTGGAGACCAATACTGAGAGTATGCTGGAGGCCATTTCCCAGGTGAAATCCGGGCAGGTCACCAATGCGGTCCGCGATACGGTTATTGAAGAGCTGGAGATTAAATCCGGACAGTATATCGGGATTTCCAACTCGAAGATTGTTGCCGCTTCCGACGAGCTGCTGGCAGCCAGTCAGGCGCTGCTGGCGACAATGCTGGTGAACGGTGATGAGATTGTCACTATATTAACCGGCTCCGATGCTGAAGCAGGCGTTACAGAATCACTGGGCAGCTGGCTGGAGGAAACATACCCGCAGGTGGAAGTAGAAGTGCACGAAGGCGGACAGCCGCTGTACTACTATCTTTTCTCAGTTGAGCCTTAG
- a CDS encoding DegV family protein — translation MNRTVIVTDSTSDIPPALAEAYGIEVVPLTLMFGEQAFRDNLDMTPEQFYERLPRSQQLPTTSQPSPVEYMNVYRSIMERYPDSPVLSFHISSGLSGTYQSAVLAKSMLEEEGDHITVVDSLSASYGFGFMVVAAGRMAAEGKEPAEILEAVEKLRQSRKLYFLVDTLEYLQKGGRIGKASAILGTLLNIKPILSIDAEGIIYAVEKVRGRKKAVARMIELFKSDLPGVNTINVAVGHTAEPAYGEEFLNELAGHFTLEEKVLTNIGPVVGSHVGNGTLAVFIWPA, via the coding sequence ATGAATCGTACGGTTATTGTCACAGACAGCACTTCAGATATCCCGCCGGCACTGGCGGAGGCGTATGGCATTGAGGTCGTGCCGCTCACGCTTATGTTCGGCGAACAGGCTTTCCGGGATAATCTGGATATGACACCGGAGCAATTCTATGAGCGTCTTCCCCGCTCACAGCAGCTGCCGACCACCTCGCAGCCGTCACCGGTTGAGTATATGAACGTGTACCGCAGCATTATGGAGCGTTATCCGGACAGTCCGGTGCTCTCCTTTCATATTTCATCAGGGCTAAGCGGAACCTACCAGTCTGCTGTGCTTGCCAAATCGATGCTGGAAGAGGAAGGGGACCATATCACTGTAGTCGATTCGTTGTCCGCTTCCTACGGCTTCGGGTTCATGGTAGTAGCTGCCGGCCGGATGGCCGCGGAAGGTAAGGAGCCTGCAGAAATACTGGAGGCCGTGGAGAAGCTGCGGCAGTCGCGCAAGCTGTATTTCCTGGTCGATACGCTTGAATATCTGCAGAAAGGCGGCAGAATCGGCAAAGCTTCTGCCATTCTGGGCACACTGCTGAACATCAAGCCGATTCTTTCCATTGATGCGGAAGGCATTATCTACGCCGTAGAGAAGGTCAGGGGCCGCAAGAAGGCGGTTGCCCGGATGATTGAGCTGTTCAAGAGCGATCTCCCGGGTGTGAATACAATCAACGTGGCCGTGGGTCATACGGCGGAACCGGCTTACGGCGAAGAATTTCTGAATGAATTGGCCGGTCACTTTACTCTGGAAGAGAAGGTGCTGACCAATATCGGTCCGGTCGTAGGCAGCCATGTCGGCAACGGGACTTTAGCCGTGTTCATTTGGCCCGCGTAA
- the recG gene encoding ATP-dependent DNA helicase RecG: MNKLLSLDQIEVKQITGVSAQKQGELHAFGVFTVKDLLEYYPFRYEDFRPKSLSEVKHGEKATLIAKVIGIPVLQRFGGKSRISCKLVAEPWMFTATWFNQPYVRDQLTAGREVMISGKWDQKRSQITVSSYEFPDRGEGKTGTLQPVYSVGGKITQTWLRKSINQGLQQFGELIPEILPQVIIRKYDFMPRKKAIATIHQPEDTREGQQGRRRMVYEELFLFQLKVQAFRVLNQGRLDGVRHTVDNATVRQFVRSLPFELTDAQKHVELEILQDMRSESCMNRLLQGDVGSGKTVLAAIALYASVKSGFQGALMVPTEILAEQHMRSLTRMLEPFGITVGLLTGSVNGRKRKDLLASLQMGMIDIVVGTHALIQEDVFFRSLGLVVTDEQHRFGVNQRSILRRKGYNPDVLTMTATPIPRTLAITVFGDMDVSTLSERPKGRVPITTYWVKHDLMERVLKLVNREVDQGRQAYLICPLIEESEKLDVQNAIDLHVQMSQAFPDYSVGLLHGRMTPAEKDEVMRAFYSNEVQLLVSTTVVEVGVDVPNATLMIIMDADRFGLSQLHQLRGRVGRGQHASYCVLVADPKSEIGRERMTAMTDTDDGFEISRRDLELRGPGDFFGTKQSGLPEFRLADMTADFEILEQARDDAAMLLKDTSFWTSADYAPLRSYLQAEQIFQGEIID, translated from the coding sequence ATGAATAAGCTGCTATCACTTGATCAAATTGAAGTCAAACAAATAACTGGCGTGAGCGCTCAAAAGCAAGGCGAGCTTCACGCCTTTGGCGTCTTTACAGTGAAGGATTTATTAGAATATTATCCGTTCCGTTATGAGGATTTCCGGCCCAAGTCGCTGAGTGAAGTCAAGCACGGTGAGAAAGCAACCCTGATTGCAAAGGTAATCGGAATTCCGGTGCTGCAGCGCTTCGGGGGCAAATCGCGGATCAGCTGTAAGCTGGTAGCGGAACCGTGGATGTTCACAGCTACCTGGTTTAATCAGCCATATGTGCGTGACCAGCTGACCGCAGGCCGTGAGGTAATGATCTCAGGTAAATGGGATCAAAAGCGCAGCCAGATTACAGTGTCCAGCTATGAATTTCCGGACCGGGGCGAGGGCAAGACCGGGACGCTTCAGCCGGTATATTCGGTTGGGGGCAAGATTACCCAGACCTGGCTGCGCAAATCCATTAATCAGGGTCTCCAGCAGTTCGGCGAGCTGATTCCGGAAATTCTGCCGCAGGTTATAATACGCAAGTATGATTTTATGCCGCGCAAAAAAGCAATCGCTACGATCCACCAGCCTGAGGATACCCGTGAAGGCCAGCAGGGACGGCGCCGGATGGTCTATGAGGAGCTGTTCCTGTTCCAGCTTAAGGTACAGGCGTTCCGGGTGCTCAATCAGGGCAGATTGGACGGAGTCCGGCATACCGTTGATAATGCGACCGTCCGCCAGTTTGTGCGGAGTCTGCCGTTTGAGCTGACGGATGCCCAGAAGCACGTGGAGCTGGAGATCCTGCAGGATATGCGCTCCGAATCCTGCATGAACCGGCTGCTGCAGGGGGATGTAGGCTCCGGAAAGACGGTGCTTGCCGCCATTGCCCTGTATGCTTCGGTTAAATCAGGCTTCCAGGGGGCGCTGATGGTGCCGACCGAAATCCTTGCCGAGCAGCATATGCGCTCCCTGACAAGGATGCTCGAGCCATTCGGGATTACCGTCGGACTACTGACCGGCAGCGTTAACGGCCGTAAACGCAAGGATCTGCTGGCTTCACTGCAGATGGGGATGATTGATATTGTGGTAGGGACCCATGCCCTGATCCAGGAGGATGTATTCTTCCGCTCGCTGGGTTTGGTGGTAACGGATGAGCAGCACCGCTTCGGGGTCAACCAGCGCAGCATACTCCGGCGTAAAGGGTACAATCCTGATGTCTTGACGATGACTGCTACGCCTATCCCGCGTACACTGGCTATAACAGTATTCGGGGATATGGATGTATCCACACTTTCGGAGCGGCCTAAAGGGCGCGTGCCAATTACCACCTATTGGGTCAAGCATGATCTGATGGAACGGGTGCTGAAGCTGGTGAACCGTGAGGTTGACCAGGGCAGACAGGCCTATCTGATTTGTCCCCTGATTGAGGAATCGGAGAAGCTGGATGTGCAGAATGCGATCGATCTGCATGTGCAGATGTCACAGGCATTCCCGGACTATTCCGTTGGCCTGCTGCACGGCAGGATGACACCTGCAGAGAAGGATGAAGTGATGCGTGCTTTTTACAGCAACGAAGTCCAGCTGCTGGTCTCTACAACCGTTGTAGAGGTTGGAGTCGATGTTCCCAATGCAACGCTTATGATTATAATGGATGCAGACCGTTTCGGCCTGTCGCAGCTGCATCAGCTGCGCGGCCGGGTCGGACGCGGCCAGCATGCCTCTTATTGTGTGCTGGTTGCCGATCCGAAATCCGAAATCGGCCGGGAACGGATGACGGCAATGACGGATACTGACGACGGGTTCGAGATATCCCGGCGTGATCTGGAGCTGCGCGGCCCCGGCGACTTCTTCGGAACCAAGCAGAGCGGTCTGCCGGAGTTCAGGCTGGCCGATATGACGGCCGATTTCGAAATTCTCGAGCAGGCCCGGGACGATGCAGCTATGCTCCTGAAGGACACCTCCTTCTGGACCTCTGCTGATTATGCCCCGCTGCGCAGCTATCTGCAGGCCGAGCAGATATTCCAGGGGGAAATCATCGATTAA